Proteins found in one Solitalea lacus genomic segment:
- the metG gene encoding methionine--tRNA ligase: MKEFKRYTVTSALPYTNGPVHIGHLAGAYLPADIYVRYLRSKGKEVVFICGSDEHGVPITIKAKAEGVTPQQVVDKYHKIIGDSFRDFGISFDIYHRTSSQTHHETSADFFKKLYDKGEFIVEETEQYFDEKAQQFLADRYITGSCPKCGYDKAYGDQCESCGSTLNANELVNPKSTLSGEPPVLKSTKHWYLPLDKYQPQLEKYILEDHQNWKPNVFGQCKSWLAQGLQPRAVTRDLEWGVPVPVEGAEGKVLYVWFDAPIGYISATKELFKSKEASYPEAKKEEYYLNVRKPQSGATDWEEHWKSEDTKLVHFIGKDNIVFHCLIFPAMLMADGTYTLAEDVPANEFLNLENNKISTSRNWAVWLNDYLVDFKDKQDVLRYVLCSTFPETKDNDFTWKDYQARNNNELVAIFGNFINRVAVLTHKYYGGKVPALGALTDFDKEVIEELKSYPAKIGASVEAYRFREALQEFMNLARLGNKYLADTEPWKLIKTDEERVKTIMNIGLQIAANLAVLAEPFIPFSAKKLAAMLNLTETAWDKTGGVDLLVEGHQIAEATLLFEKVEDIVIEQQLQKLEASKTANAAAAQPVTPAKENITFDEFSKMDIRVGTILTAEKVAKTKKLLKLTIDTGIDQRTVVSGIAEHFEPENIIGQQVSILVNLAPREIKGIESQGMILMAENADGKLCFINPSAKVKEGSKVS; this comes from the coding sequence ATGAAAGAATTCAAAAGATATACGGTTACATCAGCTTTACCATATACTAATGGTCCTGTTCATATTGGTCACTTAGCCGGAGCGTATTTGCCAGCGGATATTTACGTACGTTATCTGCGTTCAAAGGGGAAAGAAGTGGTTTTCATTTGCGGATCAGATGAGCATGGAGTGCCAATTACTATTAAGGCGAAAGCTGAAGGTGTTACCCCTCAGCAAGTAGTTGATAAGTATCATAAGATTATTGGTGATTCATTCCGTGACTTTGGTATTTCTTTCGATATCTATCACCGCACTTCTTCACAAACTCATCATGAGACCTCTGCAGATTTCTTTAAAAAACTCTATGACAAAGGTGAGTTTATTGTGGAAGAAACTGAGCAGTACTTTGATGAGAAAGCACAACAGTTTTTGGCAGATCGTTACATTACGGGTTCTTGTCCTAAATGCGGTTACGATAAGGCATATGGAGATCAATGTGAAAGCTGCGGATCAACACTAAATGCTAATGAGCTTGTTAATCCAAAATCTACCTTAAGTGGTGAGCCTCCGGTTTTAAAATCAACCAAACACTGGTACTTACCGCTGGATAAATATCAACCACAATTGGAAAAATACATTTTGGAAGACCACCAGAATTGGAAACCCAATGTGTTTGGGCAATGTAAATCATGGTTGGCTCAAGGCTTGCAACCACGTGCAGTAACACGTGATTTGGAATGGGGAGTACCTGTTCCGGTAGAAGGAGCAGAAGGGAAAGTGTTATATGTATGGTTTGATGCTCCTATTGGGTATATCTCAGCTACAAAAGAGTTGTTTAAATCGAAAGAGGCTAGTTATCCTGAGGCTAAAAAGGAAGAATATTACCTGAATGTTCGTAAACCGCAATCTGGAGCAACAGACTGGGAGGAACATTGGAAGTCTGAAGATACTAAATTGGTTCACTTTATTGGGAAAGATAATATTGTGTTTCATTGTTTAATTTTCCCTGCTATGTTAATGGCTGATGGAACTTATACTTTAGCTGAAGATGTTCCGGCTAATGAGTTCTTGAATTTGGAAAACAATAAAATTTCAACCTCTCGCAATTGGGCTGTTTGGTTAAATGATTACTTGGTTGACTTTAAAGACAAGCAGGATGTATTGCGTTATGTGTTGTGTTCAACATTCCCTGAAACTAAAGACAATGACTTCACTTGGAAAGATTACCAAGCGCGCAATAACAATGAATTGGTAGCCATTTTCGGAAACTTTATTAACCGTGTTGCGGTATTAACACATAAGTATTATGGTGGTAAGGTTCCTGCTTTGGGGGCTTTGACTGATTTTGATAAGGAGGTTATTGAAGAGCTGAAAAGTTATCCTGCCAAAATCGGCGCTTCTGTTGAAGCATATCGTTTCCGTGAGGCCTTGCAAGAGTTTATGAATCTTGCCCGACTTGGAAATAAGTATTTAGCTGATACAGAACCATGGAAATTAATTAAAACTGATGAAGAGCGTGTTAAGACGATCATGAACATTGGTTTACAGATAGCTGCTAACCTTGCGGTTTTGGCTGAACCGTTTATTCCATTTAGTGCTAAAAAGTTGGCCGCAATGCTTAATCTTACTGAAACAGCCTGGGATAAAACTGGAGGTGTTGATTTATTGGTTGAAGGGCATCAGATTGCAGAAGCTACACTACTGTTTGAAAAGGTAGAGGATATTGTAATTGAACAACAACTGCAAAAGTTAGAGGCGTCAAAAACGGCTAATGCGGCAGCTGCACAACCAGTAACTCCTGCTAAGGAAAACATTACGTTTGATGAGTTTTCTAAAATGGATATTCGGGTAGGAACTATTTTAACAGCTGAGAAAGTTGCCAAAACCAAAAAGTTGTTAAAACTTACAATTGACACGGGTATTGATCAACGTACAGTTGTTTCGGGTATCGCTGAACACTTTGAACCTGAAAATATTATTGGGCAACAGGTAAGTATTTTGGTGAATTTGGCCCCAAGAGAGATCAAAGGGATTGAATCGCAAGGCATGATTTTAATGGCCGAAAATGCTGATGGGAAACTGTGTTTTATTAATCCTTCTGCCAAGGTTAAGGAAGGTAGTAAAGTGTCCTAA
- a CDS encoding lipid-binding protein produces MKTFKLLYNKVLLVIMITMLFSSCERDNPDPGGTATENMAGEWWVQWDGLPGVYFHFATYNTSANSSSEMWLDDQGTFWSFNGSAMKGKVNINISDLTFSGANISSDDPAFVTRPRPGFPSVPITFTITEGKIIKGGTKGPVTGKQTDSIYFKAEFSDDPGTIYILSGYARTRFSEDDH; encoded by the coding sequence ATGAAAACATTTAAGTTATTATATAATAAAGTGCTACTTGTGATCATGATCACAATGCTATTTAGCTCTTGTGAGCGGGATAATCCTGATCCGGGAGGCACTGCAACAGAAAACATGGCTGGAGAGTGGTGGGTGCAATGGGATGGATTGCCGGGGGTTTATTTTCATTTTGCAACCTATAATACATCGGCTAATAGTTCATCTGAAATGTGGCTCGATGATCAGGGGACTTTTTGGTCGTTTAATGGTTCTGCAATGAAAGGAAAAGTAAATATTAATATAAGTGATCTAACATTTTCTGGAGCTAATATATCTAGCGATGATCCTGCTTTTGTTACAAGACCTCGCCCTGGTTTTCCGAGTGTCCCAATCACTTTTACAATTACTGAAGGAAAGATAATAAAGGGAGGAACAAAGGGACCGGTTACCGGAAAGCAAACAGATTCAATTTATTTTAAGGCAGAGTTCTCTGATGATCCGGGAACTATTTACATTCTCTCCGGCTATGCAAGAACTCGTTTCTCGGAAGATGATCATTAA
- a CDS encoding SusD/RagB family nutrient-binding outer membrane lipoprotein, producing MKSIIVNYKYLLVAVATFFLVSCDSILDVNEDPNNPSIDQATPEVLFPAAVMSSAGMIGGQLTIVGGIWSQYWAQSAFSNQYKEIDSYNLTRINEEVNLPYEELMAGALADYHLAIQKARERQDWRYNLMAVVMKAYTYQVLVDLFDQVPFSESFQGAGNLQPKFEDGYTIYKALLAEIDDALSQDYKSHPLDASQQSTDFIFHGNMNKWEQFANTLKLKMYLRMVNAKPAEAEAGIRALYQTGGNFLAESAGVTAFVNQPDRSNPFYEYNIRRLNTTTNIRASMTFASWLILNNDPRSLSYFGTMSPIGIHQGDFNATQQQQPSYNNATVFRQAATDPVWFISLAESNFMQAEALERYFGGAGAKGKYDAGVTAAFAQFGLSPGNFITTGPYVYPTGNFEQKLEAIIVQKWASFPGSHALEAFFEQNRTGYPKISPVYSAIPGGGTGLNEDYIPGQWVYAKNGFTQGRFPKRFVFPDYEQTRNVNTPAEVPITTNVWWAK from the coding sequence ATGAAAAGTATAATTGTCAATTATAAGTATCTACTTGTTGCTGTAGCCACTTTCTTTCTGGTGAGTTGCGACAGTATACTCGACGTTAATGAAGATCCCAACAACCCGAGTATAGATCAGGCTACTCCGGAGGTGCTTTTCCCGGCTGCTGTAATGTCGAGTGCCGGAATGATAGGGGGGCAATTAACCATTGTTGGTGGCATCTGGTCACAGTATTGGGCTCAGTCAGCGTTCTCTAATCAATACAAAGAAATTGATTCATATAACCTAACCCGTATAAATGAGGAAGTTAATCTTCCTTATGAAGAATTAATGGCTGGAGCTCTGGCCGACTACCATTTGGCCATACAAAAGGCACGTGAGCGGCAAGACTGGCGCTATAATTTAATGGCTGTGGTAATGAAGGCCTATACCTATCAGGTATTAGTCGACTTGTTTGACCAGGTACCTTTTTCAGAATCTTTCCAAGGAGCGGGTAATTTGCAGCCTAAGTTTGAAGATGGTTACACTATTTACAAAGCCCTATTAGCCGAAATTGACGACGCACTATCGCAGGATTATAAAAGCCACCCTTTAGATGCCAGTCAACAAAGTACAGATTTTATTTTCCACGGGAACATGAATAAATGGGAACAGTTTGCCAATACGCTAAAATTAAAAATGTATTTACGCATGGTAAACGCTAAACCTGCCGAGGCTGAAGCAGGCATCAGAGCCTTGTACCAGACAGGAGGTAACTTCCTTGCTGAAAGTGCAGGAGTAACGGCTTTCGTTAATCAACCGGATAGAAGTAATCCATTTTATGAATATAACATCCGAAGGTTAAATACAACCACCAATATAAGAGCAAGTATGACATTTGCAAGTTGGTTAATTTTAAATAACGATCCTCGTTCGCTTTCTTACTTCGGCACAATGAGTCCCATTGGGATTCATCAAGGTGACTTTAACGCTACCCAACAGCAGCAACCAAGCTATAACAATGCTACTGTATTCCGTCAAGCTGCCACCGATCCGGTATGGTTTATTTCACTCGCCGAATCAAACTTTATGCAAGCCGAGGCTCTCGAACGTTACTTTGGAGGAGCCGGCGCCAAAGGAAAATATGATGCAGGAGTAACCGCGGCATTCGCGCAGTTTGGTCTTTCTCCAGGTAATTTTATCACTACAGGGCCTTATGTGTATCCTACAGGTAATTTTGAGCAGAAATTAGAGGCTATTATAGTGCAAAAATGGGCTTCCTTCCCAGGATCCCATGCACTGGAGGCATTTTTTGAACAGAACAGGACAGGGTACCCAAAAATTAGTCCAGTTTATTCAGCAATTCCTGGAGGAGGAACAGGCCTTAATGAAGACTATATTCCCGGACAGTGGGTATATGCTAAAAATGGGTTTACTCAAGGCAGGTTTCCTAAGCGTTTCGTTTTTCCTGATTATGAACAAACGCGTAATGTCAATACACCTGCTGAGGTTCCTATTACAACTAACGTATGGTGGGCTAAATAA
- a CDS encoding S66 peptidase family protein: protein MNKIPPYLQPGDTVGILCTARYVNTEQLQPAINLFESWGLKVKLGATVGQEWHIFGGNDDLRAQNLSDFFNDPEIKAIVCARGGYGTVRMIDKIDFSGLERTPKWLVGFSDVTVLHSHINSMFEIPTLHASMPVVIDNKTPEAIDSLRKALFGEEISYSFKIDSPFTRKGSAEAVVVGGNLSLLYAIQNSVSEIDVYGKILFIEEVEEWLYNIDRMFWNLKRSGKLQHLAGLIIGGFTQLQDNEIPFGMSYEEIVWEKVKDYDYPVCFGFPAGHFADNRAIKLGEKAILRVGEHVSFMQRA, encoded by the coding sequence ATGAACAAAATTCCACCGTATTTACAACCTGGCGACACTGTTGGCATTTTATGTACAGCCCGTTATGTAAACACTGAACAACTGCAGCCAGCTATTAACCTATTTGAAAGCTGGGGGCTAAAAGTAAAACTAGGAGCTACTGTGGGCCAGGAATGGCATATTTTCGGTGGAAATGATGACTTAAGAGCACAAAACCTTAGCGATTTTTTCAATGATCCTGAAATAAAAGCCATTGTTTGTGCACGGGGAGGCTATGGCACTGTTCGCATGATTGACAAAATAGACTTTTCTGGGCTTGAAAGAACCCCTAAATGGCTGGTTGGCTTTAGCGATGTAACTGTCCTACATTCGCACATTAACAGCATGTTCGAAATCCCGACCCTGCACGCATCCATGCCGGTTGTTATTGATAATAAAACACCAGAAGCTATTGATTCCTTGCGAAAGGCCTTATTTGGAGAAGAAATCAGCTACTCCTTTAAAATTGATTCACCATTTACGCGCAAAGGAAGCGCCGAGGCGGTGGTCGTGGGGGGCAATCTTTCTTTATTGTATGCTATTCAAAATTCAGTTTCTGAGATTGATGTTTATGGCAAGATTTTGTTTATAGAAGAAGTTGAAGAATGGTTATATAATATTGATCGTATGTTTTGGAACCTAAAGCGATCGGGCAAATTACAACATTTGGCAGGATTAATTATTGGCGGATTTACTCAACTACAGGATAATGAAATTCCGTTTGGGATGAGCTATGAAGAAATTGTATGGGAGAAAGTAAAAGATTATGATTATCCGGTTTGTTTCGGTTTTCCTGCAGGGCACTTTGCAGACAATCGCGCCATTAAATTGGGTGAAAAGGCAATACTAAGGGTTGGAGAACACGTAAGCTTTATGCAAAGAGCATAA
- a CDS encoding DUF5011 domain-containing protein, translating to MKRYINLIVFIACICVSSCKEYDTNYPEGYVGSSKVTSYPILTLNGDRYVALVNGGTFTDPGATATEGGQDVPVTVSGTVDPSKPGVYTLTYTAVNSDGFSASINRTVVVATVDASAINNDFSGRYARSTNASVAVWTKIAPGVYTVFNPGGAPGTNLTVVAWNTTGFNVEIPPQAASDGSPTSSADETSNMNATPANYTWVIVNPGYGTAPRTFTKI from the coding sequence ATGAAAAGATATATAAACTTAATCGTATTTATTGCTTGCATTTGTGTCTCTTCATGTAAGGAATACGATACAAACTATCCGGAAGGATATGTTGGCAGCTCTAAGGTAACTTCATATCCGATTCTTACATTAAACGGAGATAGGTACGTGGCTCTGGTTAACGGAGGAACCTTTACTGATCCCGGGGCAACTGCTACGGAGGGAGGTCAAGATGTGCCTGTCACTGTTTCAGGAACGGTTGACCCTTCAAAACCTGGAGTTTACACGCTTACTTATACAGCTGTAAATAGTGATGGATTTTCAGCTTCAATAAACAGAACTGTTGTTGTGGCCACAGTTGATGCCAGTGCTATTAATAATGATTTTTCTGGACGTTATGCAAGGTCAACCAATGCATCTGTAGCTGTTTGGACAAAGATTGCACCAGGTGTTTATACTGTATTTAATCCAGGAGGAGCTCCCGGAACCAATTTAACAGTTGTTGCTTGGAACACAACAGGGTTTAATGTGGAGATTCCTCCGCAAGCCGCCAGTGATGGATCCCCAACCAGCTCTGCGGATGAAACCTCCAACATGAATGCAACACCTGCAAATTACACATGGGTTATTGTTAATCCGGGCTATGGAACCGCACCTAGAACATTTACTAAAATTTAA